A genome region from Pseudomonas pergaminensis includes the following:
- a CDS encoding DNA polymerase III subunit chi, protein MDTPNPLKKDDHLLDDLESIRQLLGDDDLQPPLLTDSVEGEVQIPLLFDMVGAKPVAPVPVVEAAAPAPVEKSPDALLLHLDNELRAAAQLIMQDVIDDFAPHIETEIKRRLDARMERLLSQYQN, encoded by the coding sequence ATGGACACGCCAAACCCTCTAAAAAAAGACGACCACCTGCTGGACGACCTTGAATCGATCCGCCAGTTGCTGGGTGATGATGACTTGCAACCGCCGCTGTTGACCGATTCGGTCGAGGGCGAGGTACAGATTCCGCTGTTGTTCGACATGGTCGGCGCCAAGCCCGTCGCGCCGGTACCGGTGGTCGAGGCCGCCGCGCCTGCCCCTGTCGAAAAAAGTCCCGACGCCCTGCTGCTGCACCTGGACAACGAACTGCGCGCCGCCGCGCAACTGATCATGCAAGACGTGATCGACGACTTTGCCCCGCACATCGAAACCGAGATCAAGCGCCGGCTCGATGCACGGATGGAGCGGTTGCTGAGCCAGTACCAGAATTGA
- a CDS encoding DNA polymerase III subunit chi, translated as MTQVDFYILPSADPLARLDFACKLTEKAWRMGHRIYLHCSDAAQRDELDARLWRFKGESFVPHGPAESEPEGLVVLGLGDSCGDHHDLLVNLDLKVPPFAKAFARVAEVVVEDPAIRQAARESFRFYREQGYPLQDHRLQRL; from the coding sequence ATGACCCAAGTCGACTTCTATATATTGCCCAGCGCCGACCCGCTCGCGCGCTTGGACTTTGCCTGCAAACTCACCGAAAAAGCCTGGCGCATGGGCCACCGCATCTACCTGCATTGCAGCGACGCCGCCCAGCGCGACGAGCTGGATGCCCGCCTGTGGCGTTTCAAGGGCGAAAGCTTCGTGCCCCACGGCCCCGCCGAATCTGAACCCGAAGGCCTGGTGGTACTGGGTTTGGGCGACAGTTGCGGCGACCACCATGACCTGCTGGTCAACCTGGACCTGAAAGTGCCGCCGTTCGCCAAGGCATTCGCCCGCGTGGCGGAAGTCGTGGTGGAGGACCCGGCTATTCGTCAGGCCGCGCGGGAGAGTTTCCGTTTCTACCGCGAACAGGGCTATCCTCTGCAAGATCACCGGCTACAACGACTTTGA
- a CDS encoding leucyl aminopeptidase → MELVVKSVSPETLKTATLVVAIGEGRKLGVAAKQLDELSGGAISAVLKRGDLAGKVGQSLLLQSLPNLKADRVLLVGVGKDAELGDRPFRKIISGILTTLKGLGGSDAALALDEIVVKGRDSYGKTRLLAESLVDGGYIFDQFKSTKAEPRALKKITLLTIKAAQAEVERAVTHATAIANGMSFTRDLGNLPPNICHPTFLGEQAKALGKEFKGLKVEVLDEKKIKDLGMGSFYAVGQGSDQPPRLIVMQYNGGKKSEKPYALVGKGITFDTGGISLKPGLGMDEMKYDMGGAASVFGTLRAVLELKLPINLVCILACAENMPSGGATRPGDIVTTLSGQTVEILNTDAEGRLVLCDALTYAERFKPQAVIDIATLTGACIVALGSHTSGLLGNSDELIEQLLSAGKAADDRAWQLPLFDEYQEQLDSPFADIANIGGPKAGTITAACFLSRFAKNFNWAHLDIAGTAWTSGGKDKGATGRPVPLLTQYLLDRAKA, encoded by the coding sequence ATGGAATTGGTTGTAAAAAGCGTTAGCCCCGAAACGTTGAAAACCGCCACCCTCGTGGTCGCCATCGGCGAAGGCCGCAAGCTCGGCGTTGCCGCCAAGCAACTCGACGAACTCAGCGGCGGCGCCATCAGCGCAGTGCTCAAGCGCGGCGACCTGGCCGGCAAAGTCGGCCAGAGCCTGCTACTGCAAAGCCTGCCCAACCTCAAGGCCGACCGCGTATTGCTGGTGGGCGTGGGCAAGGATGCTGAACTGGGCGACCGTCCGTTCCGCAAAATCATCAGCGGCATCCTCACCACCCTCAAGGGCCTGGGCGGCAGCGATGCAGCGCTGGCACTCGACGAAATTGTTGTAAAAGGCCGTGACAGCTACGGCAAGACCCGCCTACTGGCCGAGAGCCTGGTAGACGGCGGTTACATTTTCGACCAGTTCAAGAGCACCAAGGCCGAACCCCGCGCCCTGAAGAAAATCACCCTGCTGACCATCAAGGCGGCCCAGGCTGAAGTCGAGCGCGCCGTGACCCACGCGACAGCGATCGCCAACGGCATGTCCTTCACCCGCGACCTGGGCAACCTGCCACCTAACATCTGCCACCCGACGTTCCTGGGCGAACAGGCCAAGGCACTGGGCAAAGAGTTCAAGGGCCTGAAGGTTGAAGTGCTGGACGAGAAGAAGATCAAGGATCTGGGCATGGGCTCGTTCTATGCCGTAGGCCAGGGCAGCGACCAGCCGCCACGCCTGATCGTGATGCAATACAACGGCGGCAAGAAGTCCGAGAAGCCTTACGCCCTGGTAGGTAAAGGCATCACCTTCGACACCGGCGGCATCAGCCTCAAGCCGGGCCTGGGCATGGACGAGATGAAGTACGACATGGGCGGCGCCGCCAGCGTGTTCGGCACCCTGCGTGCCGTGCTGGAACTCAAGCTGCCGATCAACCTGGTGTGCATCCTGGCCTGCGCCGAGAACATGCCGAGTGGTGGCGCGACCCGTCCGGGCGACATCGTTACCACCCTGAGCGGCCAGACTGTCGAAATCCTCAACACCGACGCCGAAGGCCGCCTGGTGCTGTGCGATGCCCTGACCTACGCCGAACGCTTCAAGCCACAGGCCGTGATCGACATCGCCACCCTGACCGGCGCCTGCATCGTCGCCCTGGGTTCGCACACCTCGGGCCTGCTGGGCAACAGCGACGAGCTGATCGAGCAACTGCTCAGCGCCGGCAAGGCGGCCGACGATCGCGCCTGGCAACTGCCGCTGTTCGATGAGTACCAGGAACAACTGGACAGCCCGTTCGCCGACATCGCCAACATCGGCGGCCCGAAAGCCGGCACCATCACCGCTGCCTGCTTCCTGTCGCGCTTTGCCAAGAACTTCAACTGGGCCCACCTGGACATCGCCGGCACAGCCTGGACCAGCGGCGGCAAGGACAAAGGCGCCACTGGCCGTCCGGTGCCACTGCTGACCCAGTACCTGCTGGATCGCGCCAAGGCCTAA
- the lptF gene encoding LPS export ABC transporter permease LptF: MIVFRYLSREVLLTLSAVSAVLLVIIMSGRFVKYLAQAASGALDPGSLFLIMGFRLPGFLQLILPLGLFLGILLAYGRLYLESEMTVLSATGMSQQRLLGMTMIPAAGVALIVAWLSLSLAPQGAMQFQLVLNKQDAMTEFDTLEPGRFQALNDGSRVTYTETLTDDRANLGGVFISEKRLGQDKKDRGISVLVADSGRQEVRPDGSRYLILENGYRYDGSPGMADYRAIKYDTYGVMLARPDISDEVTDRDAIPTTELFGSKELRSIAELQWRISLPLLVFIVTLMAVPLSRVNPRQGRFLKLLPAILLYMAYLTILISARGSLEKGKLSPTLGLWWVHGIFLVIGLGLLYWEPIRLKMMSRRGQKELARG, encoded by the coding sequence TTGATCGTCTTCCGTTATCTGTCCCGCGAAGTCCTGTTGACCCTGAGTGCCGTGAGTGCGGTATTGCTGGTCATCATCATGAGTGGTCGTTTCGTCAAATACCTGGCCCAGGCTGCCTCCGGCGCCCTCGACCCAGGCTCGTTGTTCCTGATCATGGGGTTCCGACTGCCGGGCTTCCTGCAGCTGATCCTGCCGTTGGGCCTGTTCCTCGGGATCCTGCTGGCGTATGGCCGGCTGTACCTCGAAAGCGAAATGACCGTGCTCTCGGCTACCGGCATGAGCCAGCAACGCCTGCTGGGCATGACCATGATCCCGGCCGCCGGCGTCGCCTTGATCGTCGCCTGGCTGAGCCTGAGCCTGGCGCCCCAAGGCGCCATGCAGTTTCAACTGGTGTTGAACAAGCAGGACGCGATGACCGAGTTCGACACCCTCGAGCCCGGCCGCTTCCAGGCGCTCAATGATGGGTCGCGGGTAACCTACACCGAGACCTTGACCGACGACCGCGCCAACCTGGGCGGTGTGTTCATCTCCGAGAAGCGTCTGGGCCAGGACAAGAAAGACCGTGGTATTTCCGTGCTGGTGGCGGATTCCGGTCGCCAGGAAGTGCGTCCCGACGGCAGCCGCTACCTGATCCTGGAAAATGGCTACCGGTATGACGGCAGCCCGGGCATGGCCGATTATCGTGCGATCAAGTACGACACCTACGGCGTGATGCTCGCCCGCCCGGATATCAGTGACGAAGTCACCGACCGCGACGCCATCCCGACCACCGAGCTGTTCGGCAGCAAGGAACTGCGCTCCATCGCCGAGCTGCAATGGCGGATTTCCCTGCCGCTGCTGGTGTTCATCGTGACCTTGATGGCAGTGCCGCTGTCACGCGTCAACCCGCGCCAGGGCCGTTTCCTCAAGCTGTTGCCGGCGATCCTGCTGTACATGGCTTACCTCACCATCCTGATTTCCGCCCGTGGCTCCCTGGAGAAAGGCAAGCTGTCGCCGACCCTCGGCCTGTGGTGGGTGCACGGGATCTTCCTGGTGATTGGCCTGGGCCTGCTCTATTGGGAACCGATCCGTTTGAAAATGATGAGCCGTCGTGGCCAGAAGGAGTTGGCTCGTGGCTAA
- the lptG gene encoding LPS export ABC transporter permease LptG: MAKLDRYIGSSVLIAILAVLGIILGLASLFAFIDEVGNVSDTYTVWDVLSYVALTAPRRLYDMMPMAALIGCLIGLGGLASNSELTIMRAAGVSIGRIVWAVMKPMLLLMACSVLIGEYVAPPAETTAQANRALAQGSGDAQSSKHGLWHRQGDEFIHINAVQPGGLLIGVTRYTFDKERHLLESSFAKRAQYSGEKWQLSDVTTTYFRNIGQGTKASTEVINVPSQEWDIALKPQLLNTVVMIPESLPISGLWGYIHYLKDQGLNNGRYWLAFWVKVLQPVVTAALVLMAISFIFGPLRSVTLGQRVFTGVLVGFTFRIAQDLLGPSSLVFGFSPLFAVLVPTAICALAGFWLLRRAG; the protein is encoded by the coding sequence GTGGCTAAGCTCGATCGCTACATTGGTAGCAGCGTACTGATCGCCATCCTGGCGGTATTGGGCATCATCCTGGGCCTGGCGTCGTTGTTCGCCTTCATCGATGAAGTCGGCAACGTCAGCGACACCTACACCGTGTGGGACGTGCTGAGCTACGTGGCCCTCACCGCGCCGCGTCGTCTCTACGACATGATGCCGATGGCCGCACTGATCGGCTGCCTGATCGGCCTGGGCGGCCTGGCCAGCAACAGTGAACTGACCATCATGCGCGCCGCCGGCGTGTCCATCGGTCGAATCGTCTGGGCCGTGATGAAGCCGATGCTGCTGCTGATGGCGTGCAGTGTGTTGATCGGCGAATACGTGGCGCCACCGGCCGAAACCACTGCCCAGGCCAATCGCGCCCTGGCCCAGGGTTCGGGTGATGCGCAGAGTTCCAAGCATGGCCTGTGGCACCGCCAGGGCGATGAGTTCATCCACATCAACGCCGTGCAGCCAGGCGGCCTGTTGATTGGTGTGACCCGCTACACCTTTGACAAAGAACGTCACCTGCTGGAGTCCAGTTTCGCCAAACGTGCGCAATACAGTGGCGAAAAATGGCAACTGAGCGACGTTACCACCACCTACTTCCGCAATATCGGGCAAGGCACCAAGGCCAGCACCGAAGTGATCAATGTGCCGAGCCAGGAGTGGGACATCGCCCTCAAGCCGCAATTGCTCAATACCGTGGTGATGATCCCGGAAAGCCTGCCGATCTCCGGGCTGTGGGGTTACATCCACTACCTCAAGGACCAAGGCCTGAACAATGGCCGTTACTGGCTGGCATTTTGGGTCAAGGTATTGCAGCCGGTGGTGACGGCAGCGTTGGTGTTGATGGCGATTTCGTTCATCTTCGGCCCGTTGCGCTCGGTTACCCTCGGCCAGCGCGTGTTTACCGGCGTACTGGTGGGCTTCACCTTCCGTATCGCCCAGGACCTGCTTGGCCCGTCGAGCCTGGTGTTCGGCTTCTCGCCGCTGTTTGCGGTGCTGGTGCCCACGGCCATCTGCGCCTTGGCTGGCTTCTGGCTACTTCGTCGAGCCGGTTGA